A region from the Halobacillus mangrovi genome encodes:
- a CDS encoding putative periplasmic lipoprotein has protein sequence MKVYAWIFLMTVLLAGCGQKPDFEGAIIEVKENSIVVGEDTVDPEASYPTYEVIINENTEINEPIDTLTNEKVQVWVSGEGIEVDGKVAEKIKID, from the coding sequence TTGAAGGTATATGCCTGGATTTTTCTAATGACAGTTTTACTCGCAGGCTGTGGACAAAAACCGGACTTTGAAGGGGCAATTATCGAAGTGAAGGAAAATAGCATCGTAGTCGGAGAGGATACAGTCGACCCAGAAGCAAGCTACCCGACATATGAAGTGATCATCAATGAAAATACAGAAATCAATGAACCTATTGATACGCTCACTAATGAAAAGGTCCAGGTCTGGGTTTCAGGAGAAGGAATCGAAGTAGATGGAAAAGTGGCAGAAAAAATAAAAATTGACTAA
- the mtnA gene encoding S-methyl-5-thioribose-1-phosphate isomerase: MQRLESLAKRLKEKELALPIWFEEGKLKIIDQTKLPFDEIIYSFSEVKQLADAIRSMMIRGSGAIGLCGAYGVYLAAYQSKGDPENIKQAGELLKRTRPTAVNLMKTVDEMVASFKGSGEDVVAQLEEKAVEIIERQLQFEYQLGENGAELIEDGDTIMTHCHSGALGGAGYGGRALSVIRTAHEQGKKIHVFTCETRPYLQGSRITAYELKKFGIPHTLITDNMSGFCMSKRMIDKVVVGSDRVSANGDLANKVGTYMHALAAKEHGIPFFTATSSHTIDFHTPSGKAIEVEMRDSSEVTQIKGVPIAPEGTKALYPSFDITPNRLITGIITEKGVIQAPFETNLRKVREKVDILQ; the protein is encoded by the coding sequence ATGCAAAGGTTAGAATCATTAGCAAAGCGTTTGAAGGAAAAGGAGCTTGCTTTACCCATCTGGTTTGAGGAAGGGAAATTAAAGATCATTGATCAGACGAAGCTTCCTTTTGATGAAATCATCTATTCTTTCTCGGAAGTGAAACAGCTGGCTGATGCGATTCGGTCGATGATGATCCGCGGCTCTGGGGCCATCGGTCTTTGCGGGGCGTACGGAGTGTATTTAGCCGCCTATCAGTCTAAAGGCGATCCGGAAAATATCAAGCAAGCCGGGGAACTTCTTAAACGTACACGCCCGACTGCGGTGAATTTAATGAAAACGGTCGATGAGATGGTCGCCTCTTTCAAAGGTTCAGGGGAAGATGTGGTCGCTCAATTAGAGGAAAAAGCAGTAGAAATCATTGAGCGCCAGCTTCAGTTTGAATATCAATTGGGAGAAAACGGGGCGGAATTAATCGAAGACGGAGATACGATTATGACTCATTGCCACTCCGGTGCCCTAGGAGGAGCGGGCTATGGAGGACGTGCGTTATCTGTCATTCGAACCGCTCATGAACAAGGCAAAAAAATCCACGTATTTACGTGTGAAACGCGTCCTTACTTGCAGGGCTCAAGGATTACCGCCTATGAATTGAAAAAGTTCGGAATCCCTCACACGTTGATCACCGACAACATGTCCGGATTTTGTATGAGTAAGAGGATGATCGATAAAGTCGTCGTCGGCTCCGATCGTGTCTCGGCAAACGGGGACCTGGCGAATAAAGTTGGGACGTATATGCATGCCCTCGCCGCTAAGGAACACGGTATACCTTTTTTTACGGCAACCTCCAGTCATACGATCGACTTCCATACACCGAGCGGTAAAGCGATTGAAGTTGAAATGCGTGACTCCAGTGAAGTGACGCAGATTAAAGGAGTTCCGATCGCTCCTGAGGGCACGAAGGCTTTATACCCTTCTTTTGATATCACTCCAAACCGCTTGATCACAGGGATTATTACCGAAAAAGGAGTGATCCAGGCTCCATTTGAAACCAATCTGAGAAAGGTCAGAGAGAAAGTGGACATTCTTCAATAA
- a CDS encoding cupin domain-containing protein yields the protein MSMHEEAEKIINKLGLDRHPEGGFYKQTYSSDEKAGDKTLIKKYNGERLFYTSIYFLLRSEDVSHLHRLKSDELWYFHSGSPLTIHMIHPNGIYEEVRLGLDLDNGEVPQYRVPKHTIFGSSVNERDTFSLVSCMVSPGFDFDDFELFNKEDLLEQYPEHHKIINTLASN from the coding sequence ATTTCCATGCATGAAGAAGCTGAAAAAATCATTAATAAACTTGGCTTAGACCGTCACCCGGAAGGCGGTTTTTATAAACAAACGTACTCTTCTGACGAAAAAGCAGGGGATAAGACTCTAATTAAGAAATACAATGGAGAGCGATTATTTTATACGAGCATCTACTTCCTTCTTCGTTCTGAAGATGTGTCTCACCTTCACCGTTTAAAATCAGATGAGCTGTGGTACTTCCATTCCGGCAGTCCTTTGACTATTCATATGATCCATCCCAATGGAATCTATGAAGAAGTAAGATTAGGACTTGATTTAGATAACGGTGAAGTGCCGCAATACAGGGTGCCAAAGCACACGATCTTCGGCTCTTCCGTTAATGAACGTGACACATTCTCCCTCGTCAGTTGTATGGTCTCTCCTGGATTCGACTTTGATGACTTTGAACTGTTCAATAAGGAAGACCTGTTAGAACAGTATCCGGAACATCATAAGATAATAAACACACTAGCCTCTAATTAA
- a CDS encoding DUF1206 domain-containing protein, translating to MSSSMTTSAQAQQTKEEIKPWIRRFGRFGYMAKGVVYGLVGVLAFMAAIGVGGKTTGTSGMLRTLAGVQFGEILLWLVGIGLIGYVIWDFIKAIKNPQNKGAISRIGYAVSGVIYGALAFNAIKIAMNAGNSSGNSEQTLSAKLLSQPFGQWIVGAIGVIIIGYGLYELYSGWSERFMKQFKTGQMDRHEQKVARKSGKMGLISRGVVLGLIGFFFVQTAMTANPDQAKGLDGALSELAQTPYGQWILGVVALGLILYGIYQIIRGRHEHMSFGKIK from the coding sequence ATGAGTTCATCAATGACAACGAGCGCGCAAGCTCAACAAACAAAAGAAGAAATTAAACCCTGGATCCGACGCTTTGGCAGGTTTGGTTACATGGCGAAGGGGGTCGTGTACGGTCTCGTCGGCGTACTGGCGTTTATGGCAGCCATCGGTGTAGGAGGAAAAACAACCGGCACAAGCGGAATGCTCCGGACCTTAGCGGGAGTTCAGTTTGGAGAAATCCTTCTATGGTTAGTCGGTATCGGATTAATTGGTTATGTTATTTGGGATTTTATAAAAGCTATCAAGAACCCTCAAAACAAGGGTGCTATCTCACGGATAGGTTATGCCGTCAGTGGTGTCATCTATGGTGCTCTCGCTTTCAATGCGATAAAAATTGCGATGAATGCTGGGAACAGCAGTGGCAATTCAGAACAGACACTCTCAGCTAAGTTATTATCCCAGCCTTTTGGGCAATGGATTGTAGGAGCGATTGGTGTCATCATTATCGGTTACGGATTATACGAACTTTACTCTGGATGGAGCGAAAGGTTCATGAAGCAATTTAAAACCGGTCAAATGGATCGTCATGAACAAAAAGTTGCCCGAAAATCTGGAAAGATGGGCCTAATTTCAAGAGGAGTTGTACTTGGACTTATTGGATTCTTCTTTGTACAGACAGCTATGACCGCTAACCCTGATCAAGCTAAAGGACTTGATGGAGCCCTTTCTGAACTGGCCCAAACACCTTATGGGCAATGGATTTTAGGAGTAGTCGCTTTAGGCTTAATTTTGTATGGGATTTACCAAATTATACGTGGACGTCATGAACATATGAGTTTCGGCAAGATTAAATAG
- a CDS encoding class II aldolase/adducin family protein encodes MSLDLLKKELEYVSHKVYQKGYTQATGGNISVRIPGTDHVLIKRSGISLGEVSKEDALIVNMDGEVVEGQGKPSKEIGFHLGIYKVRPDVNAVVHCHPNYSIGYACLGRELPLPTVTARKLLGHVPLADVAPSGSKELAQHVTDVFIQNPGIKITLMKDHGVCSVGPTLEAAYNVVDLAEATAKQSFILTQLRASVESPVTN; translated from the coding sequence ATGAGTTTAGATTTATTAAAAAAAGAACTGGAGTATGTCTCTCATAAAGTCTATCAAAAAGGGTACACCCAGGCGACTGGTGGTAATATCAGCGTTCGTATTCCAGGTACCGATCATGTGCTGATTAAACGAAGCGGCATCAGCCTTGGGGAAGTAAGTAAAGAAGATGCCTTGATCGTTAACATGGACGGCGAGGTTGTTGAAGGGCAAGGGAAGCCGTCGAAAGAGATAGGCTTCCACTTAGGAATTTATAAAGTCCGTCCTGACGTGAATGCCGTTGTCCACTGCCACCCGAATTACTCGATTGGGTACGCATGTTTAGGGAGAGAGCTGCCGCTTCCAACTGTAACGGCCCGCAAGCTGCTCGGTCACGTTCCATTAGCTGACGTGGCGCCATCCGGATCGAAAGAACTGGCTCAGCATGTGACGGATGTTTTCATCCAGAACCCGGGAATTAAAATCACACTTATGAAAGACCATGGAGTGTGTTCGGTTGGCCCTACACTTGAGGCCGCCTATAACGTCGTCGACCTTGCGGAGGCTACAGCAAAACAATCATTTATCTTAACGCAGCTGCGTGCCAGCGTCGAAAGTCCAGTAACCAATTAA
- a CDS encoding Spo0E family sporulation regulatory protein-aspartic acid phosphatase, with translation MNEKEKLEEKIEVLRLRMYELYDQNLSEEELLQVSRDLDELLNKLRRLTRGCYSQ, from the coding sequence ATGAATGAAAAAGAGAAATTAGAAGAGAAGATTGAAGTTTTGCGCTTAAGGATGTATGAGTTATATGATCAGAATCTATCAGAGGAAGAACTCCTCCAAGTGTCAAGGGATTTAGATGAACTGTTAAATAAGCTGAGGAGACTTACAAGAGGATGCTATTCACAATAA
- a CDS encoding lysozyme family protein produces the protein MKKQPLWMTVFTLCMTVVCLFLFSLLSPSKTEHVTSEQTEQSKPTQEKPSQQPENEQMGEDITIQYDGDAYPVGQLPDVSEQVLQYEQEIEKHAEEYGVEPYSNVILALMMQESKGEGADPMQASESLCGEVGCIENPEKSVKQGVRYFSKVLEKAGNDVKLALQSYNFGDGFIQYVKENGGKYSKDLAIQYSKKMFEKLQGSGNYSCRSPEEAELSACYGDFDYVGEILKYFAES, from the coding sequence ATGAAAAAGCAACCTTTATGGATGACCGTTTTTACTCTGTGTATGACGGTAGTCTGCTTATTCCTCTTTTCTCTACTTTCTCCTTCAAAAACAGAACACGTAACTAGTGAACAAACCGAACAAAGTAAGCCAACCCAAGAAAAGCCCTCACAACAACCGGAAAATGAACAAATGGGAGAAGACATTACCATTCAATATGATGGAGATGCTTATCCTGTGGGCCAGCTTCCGGATGTTTCCGAGCAAGTGCTTCAGTATGAACAAGAAATTGAGAAGCATGCAGAGGAATATGGTGTGGAACCCTATTCGAATGTAATCCTTGCCCTGATGATGCAAGAGTCCAAGGGGGAAGGTGCAGATCCTATGCAGGCTTCTGAATCGTTGTGCGGTGAGGTAGGCTGTATTGAGAACCCTGAGAAATCTGTAAAGCAAGGTGTGCGTTATTTTTCAAAGGTATTAGAGAAGGCGGGGAACGATGTGAAACTCGCTTTGCAGTCGTATAATTTCGGAGATGGCTTTATTCAATATGTAAAGGAAAATGGAGGGAAATACTCCAAAGATTTAGCCATTCAGTACTCAAAAAAAATGTTTGAGAAATTGCAAGGCTCAGGAAATTATAGCTGCCGGTCTCCTGAAGAAGCTGAGCTTTCAGCCTGCTATGGAGATTTTGATTATGTTGGCGAAATACTAAAATACTTTGCAGAAAGTTAA
- a CDS encoding VCBS repeat-containing protein: MMYYTPFYQRQTQPSGNSYILSYAQGDVNGDYIPDLVYLVGQKSPDSPYTTDITLVIQDGKTQLFYSVPLKTNQGYQPSLFLGDFTGNKVNDIFIRMDSGGSGGFGYFYVYSFLNNQPTVLFDYETFDDLYDYSVIYQDQYRVRVTNQTLGLTFMIDLSNRGEEYLAEIYNSDGTLISPLEGSVLGLNQLYPIDFNGDGIYELYALQRIIGRYNADGLGLVQTPLQWDGQRFKPFIENQYVAVLGQPLNP, from the coding sequence ATGATGTATTACACCCCTTTTTACCAAAGGCAAACTCAACCCTCCGGTAATTCTTATATTCTCTCTTATGCCCAGGGAGATGTGAATGGTGATTACATTCCTGATCTTGTTTACCTTGTAGGGCAAAAATCTCCAGATAGCCCTTACACTACAGACATCACACTCGTTATCCAGGATGGGAAGACTCAGCTTTTTTATTCAGTTCCGTTAAAAACGAATCAAGGCTATCAGCCAAGCTTATTTCTTGGGGACTTCACTGGTAATAAAGTAAATGATATTTTTATACGCATGGATTCAGGAGGAAGCGGAGGTTTCGGGTATTTTTATGTTTATTCCTTCTTAAACAATCAACCTACAGTTTTATTCGACTATGAAACGTTCGATGACCTTTACGACTATTCAGTTATTTATCAGGATCAATACCGAGTAAGAGTGACGAACCAGACACTCGGGTTGACGTTTATGATTGATTTAAGTAACCGGGGAGAAGAGTATTTGGCTGAAATCTACAATTCCGACGGCACATTAATTTCACCGTTAGAGGGGTCAGTATTAGGTTTGAATCAGCTTTACCCGATTGACTTTAATGGAGATGGAATCTATGAACTGTATGCGCTTCAAAGGATTATCGGCCGATATAACGCTGATGGCCTTGGACTCGTACAGACACCGCTCCAATGGGATGGCCAGCGCTTCAAGCCCTTCATTGAAAATCAATACGTTGCCGTTCTCGGACAGCCGTTAAATCCTTAA
- a CDS encoding excisionase family DNA-binding protein: MYLTIKETAEYLDLPEDYIIRLVQQEKIRALHDGDQYLINREQFSTHFEQIEKYRAMIQEYLNEPIPEDPDVKDED, from the coding sequence ATGTATTTGACTATAAAGGAAACGGCGGAGTATTTGGATCTGCCAGAAGACTACATCATTCGTCTAGTACAGCAGGAAAAAATTCGTGCTCTTCATGACGGGGACCAATACCTGATCAATAGAGAACAATTCAGCACTCATTTTGAACAAATAGAAAAATATCGTGCTATGATTCAGGAGTATTTAAATGAGCCGATTCCTGAAGACCCTGATGTTAAAGATGAAGATTGA
- a CDS encoding Na+/H+ antiporter NhaC family protein: MNKEGNRMEQLRKGNPLALIPFAVFIILFIGTGILTGDFYKLPVLVALFAAILVALLMNREMSFQDKLRHLTEGGGHPDIILMVIIFLLAGAFSSVAEGVGAVDSTVNLGLSVLPGNLLIVGLFVIACFISISMGTSVGTIVALAPIGMGIAEQTDVNVALTMGAIVSGAMFGDNLSIISDTTIAAVRTQGTEMKDKFKANFFIVLPAAIITAVIFGVITADASTTMQEEHPYELVKVLPYLGVLIFAVIGVNVIYVLMGGILFAGIIGLSVNEISMMDFVTLLGDGFQNMQNLSLLVILLGGLVELIRRNGGIDFLLNSISRGARTDRGGEFGIAGLVSAVNLSTANNTISIITAGPLAKQISERFEIDSRRSASLLDIFSSSVQGLLPYGAQILSVAGVASISPVAIVPFCFYPILLAVSGILAIIFRFPKFTIKQQG, from the coding sequence ATTAATAAGGAGGGAAATAGAATGGAACAACTTAGAAAAGGGAATCCTTTAGCTCTAATCCCTTTTGCGGTTTTTATCATACTTTTTATTGGAACTGGAATTTTAACGGGAGATTTCTATAAGCTGCCTGTTCTCGTTGCTTTATTTGCAGCGATTCTCGTTGCATTATTAATGAATCGAGAGATGAGCTTTCAAGACAAGCTTCGTCACCTTACAGAAGGAGGAGGCCATCCTGATATCATCCTTATGGTGATCATCTTCTTATTGGCGGGGGCATTTTCTTCCGTTGCAGAAGGTGTAGGGGCTGTTGATTCGACCGTCAATTTAGGCCTTAGCGTACTTCCAGGCAACTTATTGATTGTGGGATTATTCGTCATTGCTTGTTTTATTTCAATATCAATGGGAACTTCTGTAGGAACGATTGTTGCCCTTGCTCCGATTGGAATGGGAATTGCAGAGCAAACTGACGTGAATGTTGCTTTGACTATGGGAGCAATTGTCAGCGGTGCGATGTTCGGGGACAACTTGTCAATCATATCAGACACAACCATTGCGGCCGTCCGTACACAAGGAACAGAAATGAAAGATAAATTCAAAGCCAATTTCTTTATAGTTTTACCTGCAGCGATCATCACAGCGGTTATTTTCGGTGTGATTACAGCGGATGCTTCTACAACCATGCAAGAAGAGCATCCTTATGAATTGGTGAAGGTCTTGCCTTATCTCGGTGTTCTCATTTTCGCAGTTATAGGTGTGAATGTCATTTATGTTTTAATGGGAGGCATTCTGTTTGCAGGAATCATTGGCCTGTCTGTCAATGAGATCTCTATGATGGATTTCGTAACTCTTCTTGGAGACGGATTCCAAAACATGCAGAACCTTTCTCTGCTCGTTATTCTATTAGGTGGTCTGGTTGAATTGATTCGAAGAAATGGAGGCATCGATTTCTTATTGAACTCGATCAGCCGTGGTGCCCGCACAGACCGAGGGGGAGAGTTCGGAATCGCAGGACTGGTCAGTGCTGTTAACTTGTCTACGGCCAATAACACAATTTCTATCATTACTGCAGGTCCTCTCGCAAAACAGATTTCTGAACGATTTGAAATTGATTCCAGAAGATCAGCAAGTCTGTTGGATATCTTTTCAAGCTCAGTCCAAGGTTTGCTTCCTTATGGTGCACAGATCTTATCTGTGGCAGGTGTGGCGAGTATCTCACCTGTAGCGATTGTACCGTTTTGTTTTTACCCGATATTGCTGGCGGTCTCAGGAATTCTAGCAATTATCTTCAGATTTCCGAAGTTTACGATAAAACAACAGGGCTAA
- a CDS encoding Gfo/Idh/MocA family protein yields the protein MINVALLSKWHVHAVDYAKEAQENPDITIELLWDEDAERGAHWAEELHVPFEKDLDAVLSNPSIDAVIVSTPTNLHKEIIIAAAKHGKHIFTEKVLAFTSKDCQDILDEVNKAGVEFMISLPRLTADYYLYAQQALDQGLLGNLTMLRCRVAHNGAVPTKENQDGWLPDRFFDEEACGGGSLIDLGAHPIYLANRLAEGNPVTVTGALKSLMNRGVDDYSAALIEYDSGAIATLETSFVSTGSPFQLELYGTEGTLLVEDRQIRVKSTHLAEENWVTPDQIPEADPMPMEQWVSSIMDGKQANIYQKDAILLTLINEAAALSHKEDRKVKLIENQIKK from the coding sequence ATGATTAATGTAGCCCTACTTAGCAAGTGGCACGTCCATGCCGTGGATTACGCAAAAGAAGCGCAGGAAAACCCGGATATTACGATTGAACTCCTATGGGATGAGGATGCTGAACGCGGAGCTCACTGGGCTGAGGAATTACATGTGCCCTTTGAGAAAGATTTGGATGCGGTTCTGTCTAACCCTTCCATTGATGCTGTCATTGTTTCTACTCCGACGAATTTACATAAAGAAATCATCATTGCTGCGGCTAAACACGGAAAGCATATTTTTACAGAAAAAGTGCTCGCTTTTACATCAAAAGATTGCCAGGACATATTGGATGAAGTCAATAAAGCTGGAGTAGAGTTTATGATCTCTCTCCCAAGACTGACAGCAGACTACTATTTATATGCCCAACAAGCCTTAGATCAAGGATTACTCGGCAACCTAACTATGCTAAGATGCCGAGTGGCCCATAACGGCGCTGTCCCAACAAAGGAAAATCAGGATGGCTGGCTTCCAGACCGCTTTTTTGATGAAGAAGCGTGTGGCGGCGGTTCATTGATCGACCTCGGCGCCCACCCTATTTACCTTGCCAATCGGTTAGCAGAAGGTAATCCAGTAACAGTGACAGGAGCATTGAAATCCTTAATGAACCGAGGAGTCGATGACTATTCTGCCGCTCTTATAGAATATGACTCCGGAGCAATCGCAACACTTGAAACCAGTTTCGTATCCACAGGCAGCCCTTTTCAGCTTGAATTGTATGGCACAGAAGGAACTTTACTCGTGGAAGATCGTCAAATCAGGGTAAAAAGCACTCATCTTGCTGAAGAAAACTGGGTGACTCCTGACCAAATCCCGGAGGCAGATCCCATGCCGATGGAACAATGGGTATCCTCTATTATGGATGGAAAACAGGCGAATATCTATCAGAAAGATGCGATTCTGTTAACGCTTATTAATGAAGCAGCGGCTCTTTCTCATAAGGAAGATCGCAAGGTAAAGCTGATCGAAAATCAGATTAAGAAATAA
- a CDS encoding DUF1427 family protein, producing MKEAVLAMLAGIIIGIVFKLIKLPLPAPPVLAGVLGVVGVYVGGKIIETVLLRLQ from the coding sequence ATCAAGGAAGCAGTGCTTGCCATGCTCGCCGGTATCATTATCGGTATTGTATTCAAATTGATTAAACTGCCTCTGCCGGCGCCTCCTGTCCTCGCAGGAGTGTTAGGAGTTGTGGGTGTGTACGTTGGGGGTAAGATTATAGAAACCGTACTGCTCAGGTTGCAATAA
- a CDS encoding RidA family protein, translating to MFKAISTEQAPAAIGPYSQAVDLGNLLLISGQIPLDPKTMEFVSDEVGEQAHQVMKNLGAILEEAGLSYRNVAKANIYLASMDDFSVVNEIYASYLSEPYPARAAVEVSKLPKGALVEIEAIAVKE from the coding sequence ATGTTTAAAGCCATCTCTACAGAACAAGCCCCTGCCGCTATCGGCCCGTATTCTCAAGCTGTGGATCTTGGGAATCTGCTCCTTATATCAGGACAGATTCCATTAGACCCAAAAACCATGGAATTTGTATCCGATGAGGTTGGTGAGCAGGCGCACCAGGTCATGAAAAATCTTGGGGCTATTCTTGAAGAAGCCGGCTTGAGTTATAGAAATGTTGCCAAAGCAAATATTTACTTAGCTTCGATGGATGATTTTTCAGTTGTTAACGAAATATACGCCAGCTATTTGAGCGAGCCATATCCAGCAAGAGCGGCTGTTGAAGTAAGCAAACTGCCTAAAGGTGCATTAGTTGAAATTGAAGCCATTGCAGTAAAAGAATAA
- a CDS encoding malate synthase G, whose product MSDYVKVGNLEVDSKLYEFIVSEALPESGVDQDQFWEDFDTLIHELTPINKDLLAKRDKIQKQIDTWHNEHSGFYDKDSYKEFLKEINYLEPEGEDFTITTKDVDDEIAVQAGPQLVVPADNARYALNAANARYGSLYDALYGTDAIPEEEGFEKGNSYNPKRGEKVVAYAKAFLDEIFALEQASHKDVVTYAIEAGTLAAILQNGEKVTLKNQAQFKGYQGSPSEPSAILLQNHGLHLEIEINPNHPVGKRDPVGISDIVMESATTTIMDCEDSVAAVDAEDKVLVYRNLLGLMKGRLKATFQKSGRTVTRNLNPDRKYITPEGEDITLHGRSLMFMRNVGHLMTTPSILDEKGEEVPEGIMDGVLTSLVARHDLIRNSRYENSAKKSIYIVKPKMHGSEEVAFANDLFNRIEDLLKLNRNTIKMGIMDEERRTTLNLKNCIEKAKERIVFINTGFLDRTGDEIHSSMAAGPMIRKKEMKGSKWLDAYEKSNVSVGLEAGLFGRAQIGKGMWAMPEMMKAMLEEKGSQLKAGANTAWVPSPTAATLHAIHYHYYNVKATQQQIAANIQDYREDILEIPVAENSDWSEEEIQEELDNNAQGILGYVVRWVNHGVGCSKVPDIHNIGLMEDRATLRISSQHMANWLHQNIVAGEQVLETMKRMAKVVDQQNAGDPDYQPMAENYDQSIAFQAACDLVFKGLSQPNGYTEPILHKRRLERKQQLLLNKV is encoded by the coding sequence ATGAGTGACTATGTTAAAGTCGGAAATCTAGAGGTCGATTCGAAATTATATGAATTCATTGTCTCCGAAGCTCTGCCGGAAAGCGGAGTGGACCAGGATCAATTCTGGGAGGATTTTGATACGTTAATCCACGAGTTAACCCCGATCAATAAAGATCTGCTAGCCAAAAGGGACAAGATCCAAAAACAAATCGATACTTGGCATAACGAACATTCAGGTTTTTATGACAAAGACTCCTACAAAGAATTCCTCAAGGAAATCAATTATTTAGAACCTGAAGGCGAGGACTTTACCATCACTACAAAGGATGTGGACGATGAAATTGCTGTTCAGGCAGGTCCTCAGCTCGTTGTCCCGGCAGATAACGCCCGATATGCCCTCAACGCAGCCAATGCCCGTTATGGAAGCCTGTACGATGCGCTTTACGGAACGGATGCCATTCCGGAAGAGGAAGGCTTTGAAAAAGGAAACTCTTATAATCCGAAGCGTGGAGAAAAGGTCGTGGCGTATGCGAAAGCGTTTCTTGATGAAATCTTCGCACTCGAACAGGCTTCTCACAAAGATGTCGTTACATACGCCATTGAAGCAGGGACCCTTGCCGCCATCCTTCAAAATGGAGAAAAAGTAACGCTGAAGAATCAAGCTCAATTCAAAGGGTATCAAGGTTCCCCATCAGAACCGTCAGCGATACTGCTTCAAAATCACGGCCTCCATCTGGAAATCGAAATTAACCCGAATCATCCGGTTGGTAAGAGGGATCCTGTGGGCATTAGTGATATCGTGATGGAATCAGCCACGACTACAATCATGGATTGTGAAGACTCTGTAGCAGCCGTCGATGCCGAGGATAAAGTGCTTGTTTATCGGAATCTCCTCGGGTTAATGAAAGGGAGGCTGAAGGCTACCTTCCAAAAGTCAGGCAGAACCGTTACGCGGAACTTGAACCCTGATCGAAAGTATATTACGCCAGAAGGGGAAGATATTACGCTCCACGGCCGTTCGCTTATGTTTATGAGAAATGTCGGACACCTGATGACGACACCTTCTATACTGGATGAAAAAGGAGAGGAAGTTCCAGAGGGGATCATGGACGGCGTACTTACTTCGCTTGTCGCCAGACACGATTTAATAAGAAACAGCCGCTATGAAAATTCTGCGAAGAAATCCATCTATATCGTTAAGCCGAAAATGCACGGATCAGAAGAAGTCGCTTTTGCCAATGATCTATTCAACAGAATTGAAGATCTGTTAAAGCTAAACCGCAACACGATCAAAATGGGCATTATGGATGAAGAGAGACGTACGACGCTGAATCTGAAAAACTGTATCGAGAAAGCGAAAGAACGGATCGTTTTCATCAATACCGGCTTTCTGGACCGGACGGGAGACGAAATTCATTCGTCTATGGCTGCCGGACCGATGATAAGGAAGAAGGAAATGAAAGGTTCGAAGTGGCTGGATGCTTATGAGAAATCAAATGTTAGCGTTGGATTAGAGGCAGGACTGTTCGGGCGTGCTCAAATCGGAAAAGGGATGTGGGCGATGCCGGAGATGATGAAGGCAATGCTTGAGGAGAAGGGCTCGCAGCTGAAAGCAGGAGCCAATACCGCCTGGGTGCCATCTCCGACCGCAGCGACGCTGCATGCGATCCACTATCATTACTACAACGTCAAAGCTACCCAGCAGCAAATTGCCGCAAACATTCAGGACTATCGAGAGGACATCCTGGAAATCCCTGTCGCAGAGAATTCGGATTGGTCCGAAGAAGAAATTCAGGAAGAGCTCGATAATAACGCGCAAGGGATTTTAGGGTATGTCGTTCGCTGGGTGAACCACGGGGTCGGATGTTCCAAAGTCCCCGATATCCATAACATCGGGTTAATGGAAGACAGGGCGACCTTAAGAATCTCCAGCCAGCATATGGCAAATTGGCTGCATCAGAACATCGTGGCAGGCGAACAGGTACTGGAGACGATGAAGCGGATGGCCAAAGTCGTTGATCAGCAAAACGCTGGGGATCCTGACTATCAGCCTATGGCTGAAAACTATGACCAATCCATCGCTTTTCAAGCTGCCTGTGATTTAGTTTTCAAAGGGCTGTCGCAGCCGAATGGATACACAGAGCCGATCCTTCATAAACGCCGCCTGGAAAGGAAGCAGCAACTGCTCTTGAATAAAGTTTGA